One Thioclava sp. ES.031 genomic window, TTCCAGCTTCGCGGCCTCCGCCGAGGGGCCGAAGGTCAGGATGTTCTGCGCGCGCAGCGCATCGGCCACGCCCGCAGCCAGCGGCGCTTCCGGCCCGATCACCACAAAATCGACCGCATTGGCCTCGCAGAGTTCCAGCACCGCCGCCGCATCACTCGGATCGATCGCCGCGCAATCGGCGATCTGCGCGATCCCGGCATTGCCCGGGGCCACGATCAGCCGGTCGCATTTCGGGTTTTGCTTGATCGCCCAAGCCAGCGCATGTTCGCGCCCGCCGCCGCCCAGAACCAGAATGTTCATCGCTCGCCCCCTTGGCCTTCGCTTTCCCGCCTTCTAAGCTGCGCGAAACCCTGAGGCAAGGCGCCCCGGACCAACGCTCAAGCAGGCAGTCATATGGACCTTCTCGACGACGAAAACGGCTCGAACGCGCATGACTATACGGTCTCCGAGATTTCGGGGGCGGTGAAACGCGTGATCGAGGGAGAATTCGGCCGCGTCCGGGTGCGCGGCGAAGTGGGCCGTGTGTCGATGCCGCGCTCGGGCCATATGTATTTCGATCTCAAGGACGACCGCTCTGTGATCGCCGCCGTCAGCTGGAAGGGGCAGGTGGCGAAAATGCAGGTCCGCCCCGAGGAGGGGATGGAGGTCATCGCCACGGGCCGGATGACGACCTTCGCGGGCCAGTCGAAATACCAGCTGATCGTCGACAATGTCGAACCGGCGGGCGCGGGCGCGCTGATGGCGATGCTGGAAGCGCGGCGCAAGGCGCTGGCCGCCGAGGGGCTGTTCGACGCGGGCCGCAAGAAGCCCATTCCGTGGCTGCCGCAGGTGATCGGCGTGGTGACCTCGCCCTCGGGGGCGGTGATCCGCGACATCCTGCACAGGCTCGCCGATCGCTTCCCGCGCCATGTACTGATCTGGCCGGTCGCGGTGCAGGGGCAGGCCTGCGCGCCGGAAGTGGCGCGCGCGGTGCGAGGCTTCAACGCGCTGGCGCCGGGCGGGGAGATCCCGCGTCCCGATTTGATCATCGTCGCGCGCGGCGGCGGCTCGATCGAGGACCTCTGGGGGTTCAACGACGAGGCCGTAGTCCGCGCCGTGGCCGAAAGCGACATCCCGGTGATCTCGGCGGTGGGCCACGAGACCGATACGACGCTGGTCGACCACGCGGCCGACCGGCGTGCGCCCACGCCCACGGCGGCGGCGGAAATGGCGGTGCCGGTGCGCGCCGAACTGGCCGCGTGGCTGTCGGAGGCGCAGACGCGGATGATGCGCGCGGCGCGCGGGCGGCTCGATCAGCGTGGCCAGCGGCTGCGCGATCTGGCCCGTGGGCTGGGCCGTCCCGAGGCGCTGACCCAACCGGCGCGGCAAAGCTTCGATCTCTGGGCCGAGCGGCTGGGGCCTGCACTGCGCACGCTGGTTCTGCGCAAGAATACCCGCTTCGCGCCGCTGGCTGCGCAGATCTCGCCGAACCTGCTGCGGCGCTTCATCCGGGATCGCTCGCGTGAGATCGAGGGGCTGTCGGCGCGGCTCGCGCCTGCGCCTGCGGCGCGGATGCGGCGCGCGACCCAGGATCACACGCAGCTTGCGCGGCGGCTGGATGCGGCGCGGGTGCGGATGATCGGCGATGCGCAGCGGCGCAACCGCGACGGCGCCGAGCGGCTGGCGGGGCTGGAAGCCCGGCTCGAGCGCTCCTTGCCCGCGCGGCTTGAGGCGCAGCGCGAACGGCTCGAACGGCTCGATCGGATGCGCCAGACGCTGGGCTATGCCGAGACGCTCAAGCGCGGCTATGCGGTGGTGCGCGGCCCCGACGGCGTGGTGACCTCGCAGGAGGTCGCGGAGAAACAGCCCGGCCTCGAGATCGAGTTCGCCGATGGCAAGCTCGCGGTGATCCCGGGCGGCGGCGGCAGTGCGACCGCGCCGAAGCCGAAGAAGAAAAAGCCCGATCCCGGCCCGTCTCAGGGCAGCCTGTTCTGAGGCTTAGACGCCCACATCCGGGCCCTGACAGATCAGCGGGTCGTGGCTTTCCGACAGGCTAACCAGCGGCTCCTGCGAGGGATCGCCCTTGAACTGCGCGACCAGCCCCTGCGCCGTGTCGTAGAAGGTCCAGCATTGCAGCGGCGCGTATTCGCCGTAATCGAAGCAGATATACTGCCCGTCCTGATACCAGTCGCCTTCCTTGCATTCGCTTTCGGTGAAGGCCCAGATCACCTTGTGGCCGGGCTTGTATTGCTCCGACCCGTAGGGCTGACCGAAGACCGAATAGGTGATGGTGCGCCCGACGGTGCGCTGATCGAATTGCTCCGCATTGAGCGGTGGGCCAAGCGGGTCGGCAGCCGCCGCCAGCGTCGGTATCAGGGCCAAGGCCGCGAGGGACAATGTCAGGATCGGGATCGGGCGCATGGGGGAGGCTCCGGCAAGGTCTTTCACCCAACCTGCCAGATCGCGGCCCGCTTGCCTAGCGCGCGCTGGGCGCGTCGGCGTCGGCT contains:
- the xseA gene encoding exodeoxyribonuclease VII large subunit: MDLLDDENGSNAHDYTVSEISGAVKRVIEGEFGRVRVRGEVGRVSMPRSGHMYFDLKDDRSVIAAVSWKGQVAKMQVRPEEGMEVIATGRMTTFAGQSKYQLIVDNVEPAGAGALMAMLEARRKALAAEGLFDAGRKKPIPWLPQVIGVVTSPSGAVIRDILHRLADRFPRHVLIWPVAVQGQACAPEVARAVRGFNALAPGGEIPRPDLIIVARGGGSIEDLWGFNDEAVVRAVAESDIPVISAVGHETDTTLVDHAADRRAPTPTAAAEMAVPVRAELAAWLSEAQTRMMRAARGRLDQRGQRLRDLARGLGRPEALTQPARQSFDLWAERLGPALRTLVLRKNTRFAPLAAQISPNLLRRFIRDRSREIEGLSARLAPAPAARMRRATQDHTQLARRLDAARVRMIGDAQRRNRDGAERLAGLEARLERSLPARLEAQRERLERLDRMRQTLGYAETLKRGYAVVRGPDGVVTSQEVAEKQPGLEIEFADGKLAVIPGGGGSATAPKPKKKKPDPGPSQGSLF